Proteins encoded in a region of the Streptomyces sp. NBC_00258 genome:
- a CDS encoding PRC-barrel domain-containing protein, with protein MQTDIDPRNLIGRKAFDRNGTKIGTVDEVYLDDATGVPEWAAIRTGLFSRDAFVPLEPSELADGTLRVPFERALIKDAPDFGVGRHLSPEQELQLYHHYGLDVAPPPPFPDHDFGHLAGRDETP; from the coding sequence GTGCAGACCGACATCGATCCGCGCAACCTGATAGGCCGCAAGGCGTTCGACCGCAACGGCACCAAGATCGGCACGGTCGACGAGGTCTACCTCGACGACGCGACCGGCGTACCGGAGTGGGCGGCCATACGCACCGGCCTGTTCAGCAGAGACGCCTTCGTCCCCCTGGAGCCCAGCGAGCTGGCCGACGGAACCCTGCGCGTCCCCTTCGAACGCGCCCTGATCAAGGACGCCCCCGACTTCGGCGTAGGCCGCCACCTCTCCCCCGAACAGGAACTCCAGCTCTACCACCACTACGGCCTGGACGTAGCTCCCCCACCCCCCTTCCCGGACCACGACTTCGGCCACCTGGCAGGCAGGGACGAGACCCCGTAA
- a CDS encoding CDP-alcohol phosphatidyltransferase family protein: MEVQETRVQTDRVLTIPNILSMARLAGVPLFLWLILRPEFGGPQSDGWALLVLMLSGISDYLDGKLARRWNQISPLGRLLDPAADRLYILSTLVGLTWREILPLWLTSVLLARELLLLVMVGILRRHGYPPPQVNFLGKAATFNLMYAFPLLLLSDGSGWLASLAAIFGWAFAGWGTTLYWWAGILYVVQVRRLVRADTMAD, from the coding sequence GTGGAGGTCCAGGAGACCCGCGTCCAGACAGACCGGGTCCTCACCATCCCGAACATCCTCAGCATGGCGCGCCTCGCAGGTGTGCCGCTGTTCCTGTGGCTGATCCTCAGGCCGGAGTTCGGAGGTCCCCAGAGTGACGGCTGGGCACTCCTGGTGCTCATGCTCAGCGGCATCAGCGACTATTTGGACGGCAAGCTGGCCCGGCGCTGGAACCAGATCAGCCCCCTCGGCCGGCTGCTCGACCCCGCGGCCGACCGGCTCTACATTCTGTCGACTTTGGTCGGGCTCACCTGGCGCGAGATTCTGCCGCTCTGGCTGACAAGTGTCCTGCTGGCGCGTGAGCTGCTTCTCCTGGTGATGGTGGGCATCCTCAGACGGCACGGCTATCCCCCTCCGCAGGTGAACTTCCTTGGGAAGGCTGCTACGTTCAACCTGATGTACGCCTTCCCGTTGCTGCTGCTCAGTGACGGAAGTGGATGGCTCGCGTCACTCGCTGCTATTTTCGGATGGGCGTTCGCGGGATGGGGTACAACGCTCTACTGGTGGGCAGGGATCCTCTACGTGGTTCAGGTCCGCCGCCTTGTCCGCGCGGACACCATGGCCGATTGA
- a CDS encoding DUF881 domain-containing protein, translating to MCGMPQQPPVRSTPTRPPRPDASMSLLTNVMDHSLDDGYAEAAARKKADGTGALPKTLRAKLGLAAGLVLAALVVTVGAAQARIAAPVVAKEREELIDRIDRETSAADKLEGSIDKLRDDVSARQREALKKHGGDQGELVGILSGAVEVHGPGVKLVVDDAKEADEAGDGDARETSGFSDTGRVRDRDMQRVVNGLWESGAEAISINGQRLTALSAIRAAGDAILVDNKPLVPPYTVLAVGDGKRLSTEFQNSGDGQYLDALRKNFGIRTSISVEDEVRLPAAPSVIVRTAQPSTEKGTS from the coding sequence ATGTGCGGCATGCCGCAGCAGCCCCCCGTTCGGAGCACTCCTACGCGCCCCCCGCGCCCGGACGCATCCATGTCGCTGCTCACCAACGTCATGGACCACAGCCTCGACGACGGGTACGCGGAGGCGGCCGCCCGAAAGAAGGCCGACGGGACCGGCGCCCTGCCGAAGACGTTGCGGGCGAAGCTGGGACTCGCGGCCGGTCTGGTGCTCGCGGCCCTCGTGGTGACCGTAGGCGCCGCGCAGGCGCGGATAGCGGCTCCGGTCGTCGCCAAGGAGCGCGAGGAACTCATCGACCGCATCGACCGCGAGACGTCGGCGGCCGACAAGCTCGAGGGCAGTATCGACAAGCTCCGCGACGACGTGAGCGCGCGGCAGCGCGAGGCGCTGAAGAAACACGGCGGCGACCAGGGCGAGCTGGTGGGCATCCTGTCCGGGGCGGTCGAAGTGCACGGCCCCGGTGTGAAGCTCGTCGTGGACGACGCCAAGGAAGCCGACGAGGCCGGCGACGGAGACGCACGCGAGACGTCGGGCTTCTCCGACACCGGGCGGGTGCGCGACCGCGACATGCAGCGCGTGGTCAACGGGCTGTGGGAGTCGGGCGCCGAGGCCATCTCGATCAACGGACAGCGGCTGACGGCGCTGTCCGCGATCAGGGCCGCGGGTGACGCGATACTGGTCGACAACAAGCCCCTGGTGCCGCCCTACACGGTGCTGGCGGTGGGGGACGGCAAGCGGCTGAGCACCGAGTTCCAGAACAGCGGTGACGGACAGTATCTGGACGCGCTGCGGAAGAACTTCGGTATCCGGACCAGCATTTCCGTCGAGGACGAGGTCCGGCTGCCCGCCGCACCGAGTGTGATCGTACGAACAGCGCAACCGAGCACAGAGAAAGGCACATCGTGA
- a CDS encoding DUF881 domain-containing protein: MSSQDETPETPETPRSPEAPETPEASENRLRKELPDEVRAEEARAEANPEPPDVEAEPHKPVLTGRQRLVKGLWPPRVSRAQFIVALLLFGLGFGLAVQVASNSDSDGALRGARQEDLVRILDELDDRTQRLEEEKQGLEDQRTELENSSDQAEEARKQTVEKEKQLGILAGTVAAQGPGITLTIEDEKGTVEADMLLDAIQELRAAGAEAIQVNGVRVVAGTYLTDVSGGVAVDGNKISAPYRFKVIGKPQDLEPALNIPGGVVQTLEKEQATVTVERSDKIIVDALRPAKRPDYARSSSQ, encoded by the coding sequence ATGAGCAGCCAGGACGAGACCCCAGAGACCCCTGAGACTCCCAGGAGTCCGGAAGCCCCTGAAACCCCGGAGGCCTCCGAGAACCGCCTGCGCAAGGAACTTCCCGACGAGGTGCGGGCGGAGGAGGCGCGGGCCGAGGCGAACCCGGAGCCGCCGGACGTCGAGGCGGAACCGCACAAGCCGGTCCTGACCGGTCGGCAGCGGCTGGTGAAGGGTCTTTGGCCGCCGCGCGTGTCGCGTGCGCAGTTCATCGTCGCCCTCCTGCTGTTCGGCCTCGGCTTCGGTCTCGCCGTGCAGGTGGCGTCCAACAGTGACAGCGACGGCGCCCTCCGCGGCGCGCGTCAGGAGGATCTCGTACGCATCCTCGATGAACTGGACGACCGTACGCAGCGTCTGGAAGAGGAGAAGCAGGGGCTGGAGGATCAGCGCACCGAGCTGGAGAACAGTTCGGACCAGGCCGAGGAGGCCCGCAAGCAGACGGTCGAGAAGGAGAAGCAACTCGGCATCCTGGCGGGCACCGTGGCGGCGCAGGGTCCCGGCATCACGCTGACCATCGAGGACGAGAAGGGGACGGTCGAGGCCGACATGCTGCTCGACGCGATCCAGGAACTGCGTGCCGCCGGAGCGGAGGCGATCCAGGTCAACGGCGTGCGGGTCGTCGCGGGCACCTATCTGACGGATGTGAGCGGCGGAGTCGCCGTCGACGGGAACAAGATCAGCGCCCCGTATCGTTTCAAGGTCATCGGCAAGCCTCAGGACCTCGAACCGGCGCTCAACATCCCGGGCGGAGTGGTGCAGACTTTGGAGAAGGAGCAGGCCACTGTCACGGTGGAACGTTCGGACAAGATCATCGTGGACGCCTTGCGACCGGCGAAGCGGCCTGACTACGCTCGGTCGTCCTCCCAGTGA
- a CDS encoding FHA domain-containing protein → MGGAWWKLSGGYGRCEGVRLDRCVQSGFVLPHGRVCFGQGESPVKLFAKLFGKSAREGNDNATARHRAQRPAEGEDQGDRPLFRDQVGGPGGDISGGQGAPSVDPAQSGRIGFGSDPYASNAPTGQPRQEDPSMSALVCTRCGNRNAEASRFCSNCGAPLRAGATPERPSETTSTISISGLEAYDAEATGQTQMPMLSPEAQAAVDALPLGSALLVVRRGPNSGSRFLLDGELTTAGRHPQSDIFLDDVTVSRRHVEFRRVPDGSFTVADVGSLNGTYVNRERIDSVPLSNGDEVQIGKYRLVFYASQRGI, encoded by the coding sequence ATGGGTGGTGCGTGGTGGAAACTGTCTGGTGGATACGGACGTTGTGAGGGTGTCCGGCTCGACCGGTGTGTGCAATCAGGGTTCGTCCTGCCCCACGGGCGGGTCTGTTTCGGTCAAGGGGAATCGCCCGTGAAGTTGTTTGCGAAGTTGTTCGGCAAGAGCGCGCGAGAGGGCAATGACAACGCCACTGCCCGCCATCGTGCGCAGCGCCCCGCAGAGGGCGAGGATCAAGGGGACCGCCCCCTGTTCCGCGACCAGGTCGGTGGTCCGGGCGGTGACATTTCCGGTGGTCAGGGCGCGCCGTCTGTTGACCCTGCCCAGTCGGGACGCATAGGTTTCGGCTCCGACCCGTATGCGTCCAACGCCCCCACGGGGCAGCCGCGGCAGGAGGATCCGTCCATGTCGGCCCTGGTGTGTACGAGGTGCGGTAACCGCAACGCGGAGGCGAGCCGCTTCTGCTCCAACTGCGGTGCTCCGTTGCGGGCCGGGGCGACCCCCGAGCGTCCGTCGGAGACCACCTCGACGATCTCCATCTCGGGCCTCGAGGCCTACGACGCCGAGGCCACCGGCCAGACGCAGATGCCGATGCTCTCGCCCGAGGCGCAGGCCGCGGTCGACGCGCTGCCGCTCGGCTCGGCGCTCCTGGTGGTGCGCCGCGGGCCCAACTCGGGCAGCCGCTTCCTGCTGGACGGCGAGCTGACCACCGCCGGCCGTCATCCGCAGAGCGACATCTTCCTGGACGACGTGACCGTGTCGCGTCGCCATGTGGAGTTCCGTCGCGTTCCCGACGGCTCGTTCACGGTGGCGGACGTCGGCAGCCTCAACGGCACGTACGTCAACCGGGAGCGGATCGACTCGGTCCCGCTGTCGAACGGCGACGAGGTGCAGATCGGCAAGTACCGGCTGGTCTTCTACGCGAGCCAGCGGGGTATCTGA
- a CDS encoding MerR family transcriptional regulator, with product MRSSGDGTAGGAPGPGLGESSPYPLHSSAADHVQRPTAVPEDGEVTPEEVGYRGPTACAAAGITYRQLDYWARTGLVEPSVRAAYGSGTQRLYSFRDVVVLKIVKRFLDTGVSLQNIRTTVQHLRERGFRDLERMTLMSDGATVYECSSPDEVHALLQGGQGIFGIAVGVVWRDVESALSQLHGERVDTGETLVRPNPADELARRRNRAV from the coding sequence GTGAGAAGCAGCGGCGACGGTACGGCTGGGGGTGCCCCCGGACCCGGTCTGGGGGAGAGCAGCCCGTACCCGCTTCACAGCAGCGCGGCCGATCACGTGCAGCGGCCGACGGCGGTGCCCGAAGACGGCGAAGTGACGCCCGAGGAGGTCGGTTATCGGGGGCCCACGGCCTGCGCGGCCGCGGGCATCACCTACCGGCAGCTGGACTACTGGGCCAGAACAGGGCTCGTCGAGCCGAGCGTGCGCGCCGCCTACGGGTCGGGGACGCAGCGGCTCTACAGCTTCCGGGACGTCGTCGTCCTGAAGATCGTCAAGCGGTTCCTCGACACCGGTGTCTCGCTGCAGAACATCCGCACCACGGTCCAGCACCTGCGTGAGCGCGGGTTCCGGGACCTGGAGCGGATGACGCTGATGAGCGACGGCGCGACGGTCTACGAGTGCTCCTCGCCCGACGAGGTCCACGCGCTTCTCCAGGGCGGCCAGGGCATCTTCGGGATCGCGGTGGGCGTGGTCTGGCGGGACGTGGAGAGCGCACTCTCACAGCTGCACGGGGAGCGCGTCGACACGGGTGAGACGCTTGTGCGGCCCAATCCGGCGGACGAGCTGGCGCGGCGCCGTAATCGCGCGGTCTGA
- the ftsR gene encoding transcriptional regulator FtsR, protein MLRTPSGGVGHGTAAMDNGLMSIGTVLTLLRDEFPEVTISKIRFLESEGLIEPQRTPSGYRKFSPGDVERLGHVLRMQRDHYLPLKVIREHLDAVERGEALPLPSVGRQRDGEALCESEGPTVARIGRAELLAAVEIGEQELEEWESYGLITPLPEGVYDAEAVTVAGLVVELGRFGIEPRHLRAVKAAADREAGLVDQVVAPLRRHRNPQTRAHAEAQTKELAGLAVKLHAALVQSALGVRLP, encoded by the coding sequence ATGCTTCGAACACCGAGCGGCGGTGTCGGCCACGGCACCGCCGCCATGGACAACGGTCTGATGAGCATCGGCACGGTGCTCACTCTGCTGCGCGACGAATTCCCCGAAGTCACCATCTCCAAGATCCGTTTCCTGGAGTCGGAGGGGCTCATCGAGCCGCAGCGGACACCGTCGGGGTACCGGAAGTTCAGCCCGGGTGACGTCGAGCGCCTCGGGCACGTCCTGAGGATGCAGCGGGACCACTATCTGCCCCTGAAGGTGATCCGCGAGCACCTGGACGCCGTGGAGCGCGGTGAGGCGCTGCCGTTGCCGTCCGTGGGGCGCCAGCGCGACGGCGAGGCGCTCTGCGAGTCGGAGGGGCCGACCGTGGCCCGGATCGGGCGGGCCGAGCTGCTGGCCGCCGTGGAGATCGGCGAGCAGGAGCTCGAGGAGTGGGAGTCGTACGGGCTCATCACACCGCTGCCGGAGGGGGTCTACGACGCCGAGGCGGTGACCGTGGCCGGTCTCGTCGTCGAACTGGGGCGGTTCGGGATCGAGCCGCGCCATCTGCGAGCCGTTAAGGCAGCCGCAGACCGTGAGGCCGGCCTTGTGGACCAGGTCGTGGCCCCGCTGCGGCGTCACCGCAATCCGCAGACCAGGGCGCACGCGGAGGCGCAGACCAAGGAGCTGGCGGGGCTCGCGGTGAAACTGCACGCCGCGCTGGTGCAGTCCGCGCTCGGGGTGCGGCTTCCCTGA
- a CDS encoding DNA polymerase IV, with the protein MRTAPTILHLDMDAFYASAEQAAKPSLRGKAVIVGGLGPRGVVATCSYEARVFGVHSAMPMAQARRLAPNAAYLVPRFGLYREISEQVMGLLRELSPLVEPLSLDEAFVDLEAGQTAWDAESARLTGVRLRGDIRAVTGLTGSVGLAASKMLAKIASEQAKPDGLVLIDPGTERELLAPMSVRTLPGVGPATGDHLRRAGITTVGEIAEAGEDELVRLLGKAHGVALYAMALAHDVRPVVAERDTKSVSVEDTYDVDIHDRVRVRMEVQRLADRCVRRLRGAHLSGRTIVLKVRRYDFSTLTRSETLRGPTDDPAVVREAAARLLESVDTTGGVRLLGVGVSGLADYTQEDLFAQARTAAAAAEELEHAEKEEAEEVVEEPVPPAERRWHAGHDVRHAEFGHGWVQGSGLGRVTVRFETPDSLPGRVRTFRSDDPLLEAAEPLPLVERRPGDVGAPAGSPAAGGEG; encoded by the coding sequence GTGAGAACCGCGCCCACGATCCTGCATCTCGACATGGATGCCTTCTACGCCTCGGCGGAGCAGGCGGCCAAGCCGAGCCTGCGCGGGAAGGCGGTCATCGTGGGCGGGCTCGGGCCGCGAGGTGTGGTGGCCACCTGCTCGTACGAGGCACGGGTCTTCGGGGTGCATTCGGCGATGCCCATGGCGCAGGCCCGCCGGCTGGCGCCGAACGCCGCGTATCTCGTACCGCGCTTCGGGCTCTACCGGGAGATCAGCGAGCAGGTGATGGGCCTGCTGCGGGAGCTGTCGCCGCTGGTGGAGCCGTTGAGCCTGGACGAGGCCTTCGTGGACCTGGAGGCCGGGCAGACGGCCTGGGACGCGGAGTCGGCACGGCTGACCGGAGTGAGGCTGCGCGGCGACATCAGGGCCGTCACCGGACTGACCGGGTCGGTCGGGCTCGCCGCCTCCAAGATGCTCGCGAAGATCGCTTCCGAGCAGGCCAAGCCCGACGGGCTGGTGCTGATAGACCCGGGCACCGAGCGGGAGCTGCTCGCCCCCATGTCCGTGCGTACGCTGCCGGGCGTGGGGCCCGCCACGGGGGACCATCTGCGGCGGGCCGGGATCACCACGGTCGGGGAGATCGCCGAGGCGGGCGAGGACGAGCTCGTACGGCTCCTGGGGAAGGCCCACGGCGTCGCGCTGTACGCCATGGCACTCGCGCACGACGTGCGGCCCGTGGTGGCCGAGCGGGACACCAAGTCGGTGTCCGTAGAGGACACGTACGACGTGGACATCCATGACCGGGTCCGCGTGCGGATGGAGGTGCAGCGGCTCGCTGACCGGTGTGTGCGGCGGTTGCGGGGCGCGCATCTGTCGGGGCGGACCATCGTGCTGAAGGTCCGGCGGTACGACTTCTCGACGCTGACCCGGTCCGAGACGCTCAGGGGGCCCACGGACGACCCCGCGGTGGTGCGGGAGGCCGCCGCGCGGTTGCTGGAGTCCGTGGACACCACGGGCGGCGTACGGCTTCTGGGGGTGGGGGTCTCGGGGCTTGCCGACTACACGCAGGAGGACCTCTTCGCCCAGGCTCGGACCGCTGCTGCCGCCGCCGAGGAGTTGGAACATGCGGAGAAGGAAGAAGCCGAGGAGGTGGTCGAGGAGCCGGTGCCTCCTGCTGAGCGGCGGTGGCATGCGGGGCACGACGTGCGGCATGCCGAGTTCGGGCACGGGTGGGTGCAGGGGAGTGGGCTGGGGCGGGTGACTGTGCGGTTCGAGACGCCGGACTCCTTGCCCGGGCGGGTGCGGACGTTTCGGAGCGATGATCCTTTGTTGGAGGCTGCGGAGCCGTTGCCGTTGGTGGAGCGACGGCCTGGGGATGTGGGGGCGCCTGCGGGGTCGCCTGCGGCGGGCGGGGAGGGGTGA
- a CDS encoding small basic family protein translates to MIAVLGLVVGVVAGLLVRPEVPAVVEPYLPIAVVAALDAVFGGLRAMLDGIFDDKVFVVSFLSNVVVAALIVFLGDKLGVGAQLSTGVVVVLGIRIFSNAAAIRRHVFRA, encoded by the coding sequence GTGATCGCCGTACTGGGCCTCGTCGTGGGAGTCGTGGCTGGATTGTTGGTCCGGCCCGAGGTTCCGGCGGTGGTCGAGCCCTATCTTCCGATCGCCGTCGTCGCGGCGCTCGACGCCGTGTTCGGAGGTCTGCGGGCGATGCTCGACGGCATCTTCGACGACAAGGTCTTCGTGGTGTCGTTCCTGTCCAACGTCGTCGTGGCCGCGCTGATCGTCTTCCTCGGCGACAAGCTGGGTGTGGGCGCCCAGCTGTCCACGGGTGTCGTGGTCGTCCTCGGCATCCGGATCTTCTCCAACGCCGCGGCGATCCGCCGTCACGTGTTCCGGGCGTGA
- a CDS encoding bifunctional nuclease family protein, with protein MNELDVVGVRVEMPSNQPIVLLREVGGDRYLPIWIGPGEATAIAFAQQGMAPARPLTHDLFKDVLEAVGQELTEVRITDLREGVFYAELVFASGVEVSARPSDAIALALRTGTPIYGSDGVLDDAGIAIPDEQEDEVEKFREFLDQISPEDFGTNSQ; from the coding sequence GTGAACGAGCTCGACGTCGTAGGTGTCCGGGTCGAAATGCCCTCCAACCAACCGATCGTGCTCCTGCGTGAAGTGGGAGGCGACCGTTACCTCCCCATCTGGATCGGGCCGGGGGAGGCGACGGCGATCGCCTTCGCTCAGCAGGGCATGGCCCCCGCGCGACCGCTGACCCACGACCTGTTCAAGGACGTGTTGGAGGCCGTCGGCCAGGAGCTCACCGAGGTGCGCATCACGGACCTGCGGGAGGGCGTCTTCTATGCGGAGCTGGTGTTCGCCAGCGGGGTCGAGGTCAGTGCCCGGCCGTCCGACGCCATAGCGCTCGCGCTGCGCACCGGGACGCCGATCTACGGCAGTGACGGGGTGCTGGACGACGCCGGCATCGCCATCCCGGACGAGCAGGAGGACGAGGTGGAGAAGTTCCGCGAGTTCCTCGACCAGATCTCGCCCGAGGACTTCGGGACCAACAGCCAGTGA
- a CDS encoding mannose-1-phosphate guanyltransferase, translating to MKAVVMAGGEGTRLRPMTSSMPKPLLPVANRPIMEHVLRLLKRHGLNETVVTVQFLASLVKNYFGDGEELGMELTYANEEKPLGTAGSVKNAEEALKDDTFLVISGDALTDFDLTDLINFHKEKGALVTVCLTRVPNPLEFGITIVDEEGKVERFLEKPTWGQVFSDTVNTGIYVMEPEVFDYVEADVSVDWSGDVFPQLMKEGKPIYGYIAEGYWEDVGTHESYVKAQADVLEGKVDVELDGFEISPGVWVAEGAEVHPDAVLRGPLYIGDYAKVEADVEIREHTVVGSNVVVKAGAFLHKAVLHDNVYIGQHSNLRGCVIGKNTDIMRAARIEDGAVIGDECLVGEESIVQGNVRVYPFKTIEAGAFVNTSVIWESRGQAHLFGARGVSGILNVEITPELAVRLAGAYATTLKKGSTVTTARDHSRGARALKRAVISALQTSAIDVRDLENVPLPVARQQTARGSAGGIMIRTTPGVPDSVDIMFFDGRGADLSQGSQRKLDRVFARQEYRRAFPGEIGDLHFPASVFDSYTGSLLRNVDTTGIAESGLKVVVDASNGSAGLVLPSLLGKLGVDSLTINPGLDESRPTETADARRSGMVRLGEIVASARAAFGVRFDPVGERLSLVDEKGRIIEDDRALLVMLDLVAAERRSGRVALPVTTTRIAEQVAAYHGTQVDWTTTSPDDLTRVGREESTIFGGDGRGGFIVPEFSSVFDGTAAFVRLIGLVARTQLTLSQIDARIPRAHVLKRDLATPWAVKGLVMRRVVEAAGDRFVDTTDGVRVVETDGRWVMVLPDRAEAVTHLWAEGPDDASAQALLDEWSSVVDSAGR from the coding sequence ATGAAGGCCGTCGTGATGGCCGGAGGTGAAGGCACACGCCTTCGCCCCATGACCTCAAGCATGCCCAAGCCGCTCCTGCCCGTGGCCAATCGCCCGATCATGGAGCATGTGCTACGGCTGCTCAAGCGGCATGGGCTCAACGAGACCGTCGTTACTGTCCAGTTCCTGGCCTCTCTCGTCAAGAACTACTTCGGTGACGGTGAAGAGCTCGGTATGGAGCTCACCTATGCCAATGAGGAGAAGCCACTCGGTACTGCCGGCAGTGTCAAGAACGCCGAGGAAGCGCTGAAGGACGACACCTTCCTCGTGATCTCCGGTGATGCTCTGACCGACTTCGATCTCACTGATCTGATCAATTTCCACAAGGAAAAGGGTGCGCTGGTCACGGTCTGCCTGACCCGCGTCCCGAATCCGCTTGAATTCGGTATCACCATCGTGGACGAGGAAGGCAAGGTCGAGCGCTTCCTCGAGAAGCCCACCTGGGGCCAGGTCTTCTCGGACACGGTGAACACCGGTATCTACGTCATGGAGCCAGAGGTATTCGACTATGTCGAGGCCGATGTCTCCGTCGACTGGTCCGGCGATGTCTTCCCTCAGCTGATGAAGGAGGGCAAGCCGATCTACGGCTACATCGCCGAGGGGTACTGGGAGGACGTCGGCACGCACGAGAGCTATGTGAAGGCGCAGGCCGATGTCCTGGAGGGCAAGGTCGACGTCGAGCTCGACGGCTTCGAGATCTCGCCCGGGGTGTGGGTCGCGGAAGGCGCCGAAGTACATCCCGATGCCGTGCTGCGAGGACCGCTCTACATCGGGGACTACGCCAAGGTCGAAGCCGACGTCGAAATCCGCGAGCACACCGTGGTGGGCTCCAACGTCGTCGTGAAGGCGGGGGCGTTTCTGCACAAGGCCGTGCTGCACGACAACGTGTACATCGGCCAGCACAGCAATCTGCGCGGTTGTGTCATCGGAAAGAACACCGACATCATGCGGGCCGCGCGCATCGAGGACGGCGCCGTCATCGGCGACGAGTGCCTGGTCGGTGAAGAATCGATCGTTCAGGGCAATGTGCGGGTCTATCCGTTCAAGACCATCGAGGCCGGCGCCTTCGTCAACACGTCGGTCATCTGGGAGTCCCGCGGCCAGGCCCATCTCTTCGGAGCCCGCGGAGTCTCCGGGATCCTGAACGTGGAGATCACGCCCGAGCTCGCCGTACGCCTGGCGGGTGCGTATGCGACGACGCTCAAGAAGGGCTCGACCGTCACGACCGCCCGTGACCATTCGCGAGGCGCTCGTGCGCTCAAGCGGGCGGTCATCTCGGCGCTGCAGACCAGCGCCATCGACGTACGGGACCTGGAGAACGTACCGCTGCCCGTTGCGCGGCAGCAGACCGCGCGGGGCAGTGCCGGCGGGATCATGATCCGGACGACGCCCGGGGTTCCCGACTCCGTCGACATCATGTTCTTCGACGGGCGTGGGGCGGATCTGTCGCAGGGGAGCCAGCGGAAGCTGGACCGGGTGTTCGCGCGGCAGGAGTACCGGCGTGCGTTCCCGGGCGAGATCGGGGACCTGCACTTCCCGGCCAGCGTCTTCGACTCGTACACCGGGTCTCTGCTGCGGAACGTGGACACCACCGGGATCGCCGAGTCCGGGCTGAAGGTGGTCGTGGACGCGTCGAACGGTAGTGCCGGGCTGGTGCTGCCCAGCCTCCTGGGCAAGCTCGGGGTCGACTCGCTGACCATCAATCCCGGTCTCGACGAGTCGCGGCCCACGGAGACCGCGGACGCCCGCAGGTCGGGGATGGTGCGGCTCGGCGAGATAGTGGCGTCCGCACGCGCCGCGTTCGGGGTGCGATTCGACCCGGTCGGCGAGCGGCTGTCGCTCGTCGACGAGAAGGGACGGATCATCGAGGACGACCGGGCGCTGCTCGTCATGCTCGACCTGGTGGCCGCCGAACGACGGAGCGGGCGGGTGGCGTTGCCCGTGACCACCACGAGGATCGCCGAGCAGGTGGCGGCGTACCACGGGACCCAGGTCGACTGGACGACGACGTCGCCGGACGATCTGACGCGTGTCGGGCGCGAGGAGTCGACGATCTTCGGGGGCGACGGGCGCGGTGGCTTCATCGTGCCGGAGTTCAGCAGTGTCTTCGACGGTACGGCTGCCTTCGTACGGCTTATCGGCCTGGTGGCGCGGACGCAGCTCACTCTCAGCCAGATCGACGCGCGGATTCCCCGGGCGCACGTCCTCAAGCGCGACCTCGCGACTCCCTGGGCGGTCAAGGGACTTGTGATGCGGCGCGTCGTCGAAGCGGCGGGTGACCGGTTCGTGGACACGACCGACGGCGTACGTGTGGTGGAGACCGACGGGCGCTGGGTGATGGTTCTTCCGGACCGGGCGGAGGCGGTCACGCATCTGTGGGCCGAAGGGCCCGACGACGCGTCGGCGCAGGCCCTGCTCGACGAGTGGTCGTCGGTGGTGGACAGCGCCGGTCGCTGA